One region of Salvia miltiorrhiza cultivar Shanhuang (shh) chromosome 3, IMPLAD_Smil_shh, whole genome shotgun sequence genomic DNA includes:
- the LOC131018607 gene encoding uncharacterized protein LOC131018607: MGLQRTLKGQRTTTFPQSIPGNGLNRKLPGHVHGFFPQTTSPKGEARHCADAVQGIEGSLSARCYTDTAQRGRGQFATTLKQPYIESVGLFSRGIRASRGQRRLKDTQKSSAAALSVGDFVLHHSYIELLKEFKDIFAWSYKERLGLRSKIDVHHLAVRKDARPVKQAQRRFRPELVPLIEAEVNKLIDVGFIREVKYPTWISSIVPGLDEACPKDDFSLPIAELMIDATTGHEALTFMDGSFGYNQIRMSPNDEELTVFRTPKEIYCYKVMPFGLKNVGATYQRAMQKIFDDILHKIVQCYVDDLVVKSKKRSDHLQDLRMVFERLRKHQLKMNPLKCAFGIKSGKFLGFIVRHQGIEIEQAKIDAIIKMLEPQNIHDLKSLQGKLAYLRRFISNLAGRCQPFSRIMKKAPMPGRPLILYIAAQERSMGALLAQENEGGKENTLYYLSRTMTPNELKYTLIEKLCLALIFSIQKLKHYFQAHTVRLVSKVLADFLADHPIPAELELSDDLPDEDALAIDIAQPWWMFFDGASHREGVGAGIVFVSPERQVLPYSFTLTENCSNNVAEYQALILGLEMTLDMQRSHLKVYGDSKLAVNQILGLYEVKKPELLPYVKYARKIIGWLGDVELEHIPRNENKQADALAKLVSTIAMVNGETHIPVCERWVVPPIFENEKREDIESHLVEVFEIEEKDWRQLDKIIRGHLYILVATDYFSKWAEAVPLREVKKETIVNFIKTNIIYRYGVPRYVITDNGTPFSNALISKLCEKFGFKQRKSSMYNALANGSAEAFNKTLCNMLKKIVSKSKRDWHERIGEALWAYRTTYRTPTQATPYSLVNGVEAVIPLEQQIPSLRMAIQEGLTEEENARLCQEELEALDEKRLEAQQKLECYQARLSKSFNKTVRVRFFQVGDLVLAVRRPIIVTHRVGNKFVSRWDGPYVVKEVYTNRAYMLLSDDNVRVGPINGKFLKRYYP, from the exons ATGGGTTTACAAAGAACACTAAAAGGGCAGCGTACAACAACATTTCCGCAGAGCATTCCTGGGAACGGCTTGAACAGAAAGCTGCCCGGACATGTCCATGGTTTCTTTCCGCAAACAACTTCACCAAAGGGGGAAGCTCGCCACTGCGCGGATGCGGTGCAGGGAATAGAGGGCAGCTTATCAGCTCGCTGTTATACTGATACAGCACAGAGAGGGAGAGGGCAGTTCGCCACTACGCTGAAACAACCCTACATCGAGAGCGTTGGGCTATTTTCGAGGGGAATTCGAGCATCAAGAGGGCAGCGCAGACTGAAAGATACACAGAAGAGTAGCGCAGCTGCCTTGA gtgttggtgatttcGTGCTTCACCACTCATATATCGAATTGCTCAAGGAATTCAAAGACATCTTTGCATGGTCTTATAAGGAAAGGCTGGGATTGAGATCCAAGATAGATGTTCACCATTTAGCCGTTAGAAAGGATGCACGACCAGTCAAGCAGGCTCAGCGTCGATTCCGACCAGAATTGGTTCCTCTAATCGAAGCTGAAGTGAACAAACTCATCGATGTGGGGTTTATTAGAGAAGTCAAATACCCAACATGGATTTCAAGCATTGTTCCA GGACTTGATGAAGCATGTCCCAAGGATGACTTTTCATTGCCAATTGCCGAATTGATGATCGATGCCACAACCGGGCATGAAGCATTAACCTTCATGGATGGATCTTTCGGTTACAATCAAATTCGCATGTCACCAAATGATGAAGAGTTAACAGTATTTCGAACCCCGAAAGAAATCTATTGCTACAAAGTGATGCCATTTGGGTTGAAGAACGTCGGTGCCACCTACCAAAGAGCCATGCAGAAGATATTTGATGATATACTTCACAAAATTGTTCAGTGCTATGTAGATGATTTGGTAGTTAAGTCTAAGAAACGAAGTGATCACCTACAAGATCTGCGAATGGTTTTTGAGCGATTGAGAAAGCATCAGTTAAAGATGAATCCGCTAAAATGTGCATTTGGTATCAAGTCCGGAAAGTTTCTTGGGTTCATTGTTCGCCATCAGGGGATAGAAATCGAGCAAGCAAAGATTGATGCGATAATAAAAATGCTTGAACCTCAAAATATCCATGATTTGAAGAGTCTGCAAGGAAAATTAGCATACCTGAGAaggtttatttcaaatttagctGGGAGGTGTCAACCTTTTAGCCGAATTATGAAGAAAG CACCTATGCCAGGACGCCCCTTGATATTGTATATTGCCGCTCAAGAACGATCAATGGGGGCATTACTTGCGCAAGAAAACGAAGGTGGAAAGGAGAACACATTGTACTACTTGAGCAGGACAATGACGCCAAATGAATTGAAGTATACTCTAATTGAAAAGTTGTGCTTGGCGTTGATCTTTTCCATCCAAAAGCTTAAGCATTATTTTCAAGCTCACACGGTCCGCCTTGTATCTAAG GTACTGGCTGATTTCTTAGCAGATCACCCAATTCCTGCTGAGTTGGAGTTAAGTGACGATCTCCCGGATGAAGATGCACTTGCAATCGATATTGCCCAACCTTGGTGGATGTTTTTTGATGGAGCATCCCATAGAGAAGGAGTTGGTGCTGGGATCGTGTTCGTATCACCCGAACGTCAAGTGTTGCCATATTCCTTCACCTTAACTGAGAATTGCTCTAACAATGTAGCAGAATATCAAGCTTTAATCCTCGGTTTGGAGATGACGTTAGATATGCAACGATCGCACCTCAAAGTATATGGTGATTCCAAATTGGCGGTTAATCAAATACTTGGGTTGTATGAAGTGAAGAAACCTGAGTTACTGCCATATGTCAAGTATGCTCGGAAGATCATTGGGTGGCTTGGAGATGTGGAGCTTGAGCATATTCCAAGAAATGAAAACAAACAAGCAGATGCCTTGGCTAAACTTGTATCCACCATAGCTATGGTCAACGGTGAAACCCATATACCAGTATGTGAAAGATGGGTCGTACcacctatttttgaaaatgagaaACGCGAAGACATCGAAAGCCATCTTGTTGAAGTCTtcgaaattgaagaaaaagatTGGCGCCAACT TGACAAAATCATCAGGGGGCATTTATACATTCTAGTTGCGACTGATTACTTCTCCAAATGGGCTGAAGCAGTACCATTAAGAGAAGTGAAAAAAGAGACTAttgttaattttatcaaaacCAACATCATCTATCGCTATGGAGTTCCCCGCTATGTCATAACTGACAATGGAACACCTTTCAGCAATGCGTTGATAAGTAAACTCTGTGAAAAATTTGGCTTTAAGCAACGGAAGTCGTCGATGTATAATGCGCTAGCAAATGGGTCGGCTGAAGCATTCAACAAAACCTTGTGTAATATGTTAAAGAAAATTGTTTCAAAGTCAAAGCGTGACTGGCATGAACGCATTGGAGAAGCATTGTGGGCATATCGAACCACTTATAGAACTCCCACGCAGGCAACACCTTACTCATTGGTAAATGGAGTTGAAGCCGTCATTCCCCTGGAACAACAAATCCCATCTTTGAGGATGGCCATCCAAGAAGGACTaactgaagaagaaaatgcACGTCTGTGCCAAGAAGAGCTGGAAGCTCTAGATGAGAAAAGGCTAGAGGCTCAGCAGAAGTTGGAATGCTATCAAGCTCGCCTTTCGAAGTCCTTCAACAAGACAGTACGAGTGCGTTTCTTTCAAGTTGGAGATCTAGTCCTCGCTGTGAGGAGGCCAATTATTGTCACTCATCGTGTTGGAAACAAATTCGTATCGAGATGGGACGGCCCATATGTCGTCAAGGAAGTCTACACAAATAGAGCATACATGCTTCTTTCTGATGACAACGTCAGAGTTGGGCCTATCAATGGAAAGTTCCTGAAACGCTACTATCCATGA